One window from the genome of Anopheles merus strain MAF chromosome 3R, AmerM5.1, whole genome shotgun sequence encodes:
- the LOC121597089 gene encoding uncharacterized protein LOC121597089 isoform X2, which translates to MDKDGEKKGGGDKKGGGGQSGTGLGGAAGVNDPAALLDAASLFAYWGRDPSAMAAAVSNPLFGSQFGMPGGLGGLMPNAGSGSGSGNDRFAMSHHNQNTMAVAASQAASLAGLHNNWWSMAQLAAQDYFARLQATGMSQLPFSHDLAGAFPAGLGLGAMSAAAAAAAVAATGGNAAGGGAGGSGSGTGGSGGGSGKGGSGGGKGKKRDRSSNSNSSNASSGGGGSAGGMGGMGAGGMGGGVGGSNNSSYKNSPSPSASQAAAAAAYKQSLYSQATLHKELMAITAAAAAAQNQQHSGGGSGGGGGGGGGGSSSSQQSQQHQQQQQQQQQQQQQQLQQQQLQQHQQHQLASLGMLAGLGGTGSSGSASPGSSSSKQKSSSSGGGGSSSSLASPHGASRLIGNDSISITRGSSSPSMSSSKQQPTPSVTISASHGNPGSSSSSSSASSTQQNHLQNLSSSSRSSKDGKGGNSNNANASGGPSAADLGLSASMNALSTLSQFNNLDLTTQQNMTATMNALAASQAKAKDYISSGILNDPSSLLGVRLPPDTEIIKYTSSIVGPKASGGTGRGRKKTISLEDNSIFAQMHGLSAAKRQRLEPNEYGGGGGGGGSNNSGGGGGGGSGSSHLSSGSGSGGSAGLLPPGLSHHHHHQLGSNGGLGSGASSGTGGSNDRIEVIKLPPTITSNGVYNAGKGAGKDSMMDHMNEWSGLNLSAKGSGGSGGSSSAAATIVSSLTVGGMNSSGSKNQSSGMMEQDDAPLNLSMKPSKSSNEGMRSESTHSASSSSPAMSGASANSLQSLSTITAALGGAGGNANDSSRSRRKSDNKNRRNAAAAAAAAAAAAAAALGAGPLGLDGSVNMSLASAAAAYAAAAPVSTGAGLGTGTNSTSTLNSLLMASVGTGSGTNTITTTSNTTTSGGGSSGSGSGGGIAGGSSSAAGGASSSATAAANVANHQLMAAQLGFNSSLSELLKISNYEEYDYASLSGGSQFKEGRPRNLGRGVSKPKKNTVASLLAQSRAVGSKPLTAQQLLTQDAEIEKLRQAMLEASRNQSMDNSTSNTNTDTESISESGMSESEGEEHINLKELRVPLEKGWRRETVIRGLTRNGHIKGDVYYYPPQSVNKMKGMNQIQLYLDQFKPKDLSRDNFSFSAKAIVGTFLQPAPLPYATDGEFIKMTDVEVARRLEDLKMFTRHAGLGVEQRIEIAKQQQALRDAKKLAKEEMNKNKEKARQAKEAERNERLEQQRKERELKNQQALEAKKKREEELARQKAEEAARKAQEKEQKRQQALLQKEQELAKQKELMYAMEMERERRRQHMALIKQLELRRKFEEKEKKKHQVILDKLIQREKKLVMRKRDTNILAELRKPQEDSEIVDQTVLPSFSRIPGLKLTGTGYADLLMVFEFLHNFGETLGFDMESLPNLQSLHLALTSENAIDAEEELLSVMTHLLVCAIEDPGIPNPGRHTTLLGQTLRQADITHTNVSEILRIYLYAVATGEVKLQSGINLERDRDAPSKHHLVNDEDFKMCSTKNSQFYELLAENARYKLSELLKDKPFVALNPTTKTEILAMLCNDLLMNKAVCKQIDSSLEAQAQLKKERYLLDNKIRKYKMLVARKQRLEQYEKAQQAALEKSLSMKAAEEAKRAEEAAAMAAAAAAAEAAAAAAAEAAASAATASSEEAALAAEGETKLPAGETDATAGDSECEVVENGTVKESAPPVEGEGFNSVPPPEGASGQGELEEGEIVNKKDFGAEGHKTDDDDDDDDNDVVEIVPMPVTCTVTEDSCPNTIPTSSEVEGEENGQSKLDTTAAPESGEPMDTSSVEPSESSSLNQNHTESLNGIDAPTPGGDGCSTRIEGNGPSAHHPLPEEHHAPPTTPPPPPPPPPSQHAIVHPVMQQHNKAIMQLEPGEIPPPGMDISALGMRHMAGGEIQTISVPSTPEESPVKMGEVGGETPNGGVFNIPGKPLTAEMTNGGEQPSQQQQTPQVHQNQSNNSASELDLLSKSMINDHSTCGDRADEDNSDLESEGTQLEEDEDAHLTAEEAQRKYDKILETSFQNKQQLENALNQLRVKCFGQDRYWRRYWNLGKCGGIYVEAMESTQPEMYRYENALEEVQSRPDYVPKYAPAIKPENAVKQDPAEDVAAECKKEEGEVDAVKPEIIADAQGTKQKLQPTEDRKRKRCSSVSLKKLKKKKKKQRTTSEGGESFRGNHGSAAGGFNDAADDEDDGDDEEEDGPDDEDDCSRTSFSNGPALEDGRTADSQSDDCKIIEEPEVVQKEGASNGDNGANGQSATREGTGEDRTGSSSEINNGSNGNADGEGHGQKENEAQQENHKSVEDGQSTEGAPNHNATPKKSDDQLMDIEDSIPTAILVQKGNDHDETKTVEVNNQIGGVNVSPHQPSAGSGVSAATPEDDDDVTMVQEETPTITIPDDDTESGDRMPTAPCEGVKTEHDNKGSTTLTDSMNCDMKPKLMENGVEMRDPGELVECQLQEVDDDEEIVTGARGNHGSANDCKPMIAAGDNGGVDRKPRTTTTTSSVISYGSDVEMIEVKDEDSNNCAVRAPITPGSYLYLRNTDTKQEKEFSDQLLNRWFSIVDKELPLSSTECPLPTINGSTPASLARQIFTNITCREICQIQGNRWDIGNNIQFFSVPLEKGVEIHFPNESILSMSGLDDDEINEVIAKKSRPEPLQLSDMKPAFKRETIEYSYSQHHPNQIRLRAEMMAEETADPEEYGNFSLPAYMTLTLSNLTAYVQCDQFQPLQMTPEEEKQLEDVKQHGAPQKTEPQVVPREFRYGWWKINDIEELNELIKALNPRGVRERLLRQSLLESLAESVNLTTPHHVSHPRAAPPPNGYIEPEAWNAWNPSIARRVEVALLDQIEAMEDKVASASMQVKGWQMPQREGDSENGVVEDVTIEMLRERILGLEAAIERRYLKPPLGINTTEAQMAVIAQQESHSTQNNVSNLSNCSNSSAEDENLPKGLLSWRDAVERSVTTAQLSMALYVLESCVAWDKSIMKANCQFCQSGESEDKLLLCDGCDRGYHTYCFKPRMDKIPDGDWYCFECKNKATGDRKCIVCGGLRPPPLGKMVYCELCPRAYHQDCYIPPMLKYPRGKWYCQNCVAKAPPKKKPQRKPKERTTNNSSQSLLNSSLNSSQNQSLNSSHEDIATTPLSPAHSIASTSHEESSAPQHLQPPHSSVPGVPMPAATATASTSSAYHHQLQQQQQQQHPQQPLPPPSHPQQYGGTPLVDANNYAMCHPPVPNETMALYGQQQAQQQQQQQYYQQYYQQQQPSTSVGSALAPPAPPQQPYYPTPVESSATSAATVEQEAQSDYVASGETAQYSATEGYTHAQSTSECEPDQQESPAEVDDQIEASSESPVPAAGGGEFYSPSSNAMNAAGSSTSYLDSDRTPGGHDGEEGSCGGDSSEEYQPRPSPVKDSLCLAGSSSSSSSSISDHQRKERSKERDEAKERAKQEKKATKRLLKELAVCKTILEEMELHEDSWPFLLPVNTKQFPTYRKVIKSPMDLSTIKKRLQDLVYKSREDFIADVRQIFDNCEVFNEDDSPVGIAGHGMRKFFEQRWADLTDKHS; encoded by the exons ATGGATAAGGACGGGGAGAAGAAGGGCGGCGGCGATAAGAAGGGTGGCGGCGGGCAGTCGGGAACCGGTCTGGGGGGCGCAGCCGGTGTGAACGATCCGGCCGCGCTGCTAGATGCCGCCTCACTATTCG CGTACTGGGGACGGGATCCGTCCGCAATGGCCGCCGCAGTCTCCAACCCACTGTTCGGCTCACAGTTCGGCATGCCCGGCGGGCTCGGTGGGCTGATGCCGAACGCCGGTTCCGGGTCGGGCAGCGGCAACGACCGGTTCGCCATGTCCCACCACAACCAGAACACGATGGCGGTGGCCGCGTCACAGGCCGCCTCCCTGGCCGGTTTGCACAATA ATTGGTGGTCGATGGCACAGCTGGCAGCACAGGATTACTTCGCCCGCCTGCAAGCGACCGGCATGTCGCAGCTTCCCTTCTCCCACGATCTGGCCGGCGCATTCCCGGCCGGGCTGGGGCTCGGGGCCATGAGTGCGGCGGCTGCCGCGGCCGCCGTTGCCGCCACCGGTGGGAATGCGGCGGGTGGTGGAGCGGGCGGTAGTGGCAGTGGCACCGGTGGGTCCGGTGGTGGCTCGGGCAAGGGCGGCTCGGGCGGCGGCAAGGGCAAGAAGCGTGACCGCAGCagtaacagcaacagcagcaatgccAGCTCGGGCGGTGGTGGTTCGGCTGGTGGGATGGGCGGTATGGGTGCCGGTGGTATGGGTGGCGGAGTGGGAGGCAGTAACAATTCTTCGTACAAG AACTCACCCTCACCGTCCGCATCACAGGCCGCGGCCGCCGCTGCCTACAAACAGTCCCTCTACAGCCAGGCGACCCTGCACAAGGAGCTGATGGCCATTACGGCGGCCGCAGCAGCTGCCCAGAATCAACAGCATTCCGGTGGAGGaagtggcggcggtggtggaggaggaggaggtggcaGCTCAAGCAGTCAACAGtcccagcagcaccagcagcagcagcaacagcagcagcagcagcagcagcaacaactgcagcagcagcaactgcagcaacaccagcagcatcagctCGCCAGCCTCGGCATGCTGGCCGGGCTCGGTGGCAccggcagcagtggcagcgCCAGTCCCGGCAGCTCATCCTCCAAACAGAAATCCTCCTCGTCCGGCGGCGGTGGATCGTCCTCCTCGCTCGCGTCACCGCACGGTGCGAGCCGGCTGATTGGGAACGATTCGATATCGATCACGCGCGGTTCCAGCTCGCCCTCGATGAGCTCGAGCAAACAGCAGCCAACGCCCAGCGTTACCATCAGTGCCAGCCACGGGAATCCCGGgtcctcctcatcctcctcctccgcctcGTCCACCCAGCAGAACCATCTGCAGAatctgtcgtcgtcgtcgcgtTCGTCGAAGGATGGCAAGGGTGGCAATAGCAACAACGCCAATGCCAGCGGTGGACCAAGTGCGGCCGATCTGG GTCTGAGCGCGTCCATGAACGCCCTGAGCACACTGTCGCAGTTTAACAATCTCGACCTGACGACGCAGCAGAACATGACGGCCACGATGAACGCACTGGCAGCGAGCCAGGCCAAAGCGAAGGACTACATCTCCTCCGGGATACtgaa TGATCCTTCCTCGCTGCTGGGCGTGCGTTTGCCACCGGACACGGAGATCATCAAGTACACCTCTTCCATCGTGGGGCCCAAAGCATCGGGCGGGACCGGCCGTGGACGTAAGAAAACCATTTCGTTAGAAGACAATTCCATTTTTGCTCAAATGCATGGTTTAAGTGCAGCCAAGCGCCAGCGACTGGAACCGAACGAGtatggaggaggaggaggcggtGGCGGCAGTAACAAcagtggtggcggcggcggtggtggcagtgGCAGCTCGCATCTCAGCTCGGGCAGTGGAAGCGGCGGCTCGGCCGGACTGCTTCCGCCCGGTCTCtcccatcaccaccaccatcagctcGGTAGCAACGGTGGGCTAGGCTCGGGAGCATCGTCCGGGACGGGCGGATCGAACGATCGGATCGAGGTCATCAAACTGCCACCGACCATCACCTCGAACGGGGTGTACAATGCCGGAAAGGGCGCGG GTAAAGATTCCATGATGGATCATATGAACGAATGGTCGGGACTTAATCTGAGCGCGAAAGGATCGGGTGGAAGTGGTGGGTCATCTTCGGCCGCTGCCACCATTGTGTCCTCGTTGACGGTGGGCGGTATGAACAGTAGCGGaagcaaaaatcaatcatcCGGCATGATGGAGCAGGACGATGCACCGCTGAACCTGTCGATGAAACCGTCAAAATCGTCCAACGAAGGAATGCGCAGTGAATCCACCCACTCGGCATCTTCGTCCTCACCTGCCATGTCCGGTGCGAGTGCCAATAGTTTGCAGAGCCTGAGCACCATCACGGCGGCGCTCGGTGGAGCGGGCGGCAATGCGAACGATTCGTCACGAT cgCGTCGAAAGTCCGACAATAAAAACCGTCGCAATGCGGCggctgcagcagcggcagcggcggccgctgccgctgccgctctCGGGGCCGGTCCCCTCGGCCTGGACGGGAGTGTCAACATGAGCCTGGCATCGGCAGCAGCCGCATACGCTGCGGCCGCACCGGTCTCGACCGGTGCAGGTCTGGGCACCGGTACGAACAGCACCAGCACGCTCAACTCCCTGCTGATGGCGTCGGTCGGGACCGGCTCGGGTACCaataccatcaccaccacctccaacaCAACCACCAGCGGCGGCGGTAGCAGTGGCAGCGGAAGCGGTGGGGGCATTGCCGGGGGCAGCAGTAGCGCCGCCGGTGGCGCTTCGTCCTCGGCCACGGCTGCTGCCAATGTCGCCAACCATCAGCTGATGGCGGCTCAGCTGGGCTTCAACAGCTCACTGTCGGAGCTTTTGAAAATCTCCAATTACGAGGAGTACGATTACGCATCGCTCAGCGGCGGAT CTCAATTCAAGGAAGGCCGTCCACGCAATCTGGGCCGAGGTGTGTCCAAGCCGAAGAAGAACACCGTTGCCTCCCTGTTGGCGCAGAGCCGTGCCGTTGGCTCGAAGCCACTGACTGCCCAGCAGTTGCTCACACAGGATGCAGAAATT GAAAAGCTACGCCAGGCAATGCTTGAGGCGAGTCGAAACCAATCGATGGACAATAGCACCTCCAACACCAACACCGACACCGAAAGCATCTCCGAGAGCGGCATGTCCGAGTCGGAGGGCGAGGAGCACATTAACTTGAAGGAGCTTCGCGTTCCGCTCGAGAAGGGTTGGCGCCGAGAGACGGTGATTCGCGGGCTCACGAGAAACGGACACATCAAGGGTGATGTGTACTACTACCCACCGCAGAGCGTGAACAAGATGAAGGGCATGAATCAAATTCAGCTG TATCTAGATCAGTTTAAACCGAAGGATCTGAGTCGCGATAACTTTAGCTTCTCGGCGAAGGCCATCGTTGGTACGTTCCTGCAACCTGCCCCACTGCCGTACGCGACGGACGGTGAGTTCATCAAGATGACGGACGTTGAGGTGGCACGCCGGCTGGAGGATCTGAAAATGTTCACCCGGCATGCGGGACTCGGTGTAGAACAGAGGATCGAAATAGCCAAGCAACAGCAGGCACTGCGGGACGCAAAGAAGTTGGCCAAGGAAGAGatgaacaaaaacaaggaaaag GCACGACAGGCAAAAGAAgctgaacggaatgaacgctTGGAGCAGCAGCGCAAAGAGAGGGAACTGAAAAATCAACAGGCACTAGAG GCAAAGAAGAAGCGTGAAGAGGAACTTGCACGACAGAAAGCGGAGGAAGCCGCCCGTAAGGCACAG GAAAAAGAACAGAAACGACAGCAGGCACTTCTGCAGAAGGAACAG GAACTTGCCAAGCAGAAGGAGTTGATGTATGCAATGGAAATG GAACGTGAAAGACGAAGGCAACATATGGCCCTGATAAAACAGTTAGAACTGCGTCGCAAATTCgaagagaaggaaaagaagaaacaccAG GTGATTCTGGATAAGTTGATCCAACGGGAGAAGAAACTCGTGATGAGAAAGCGGGACACAAACATTCTAGCCGAATTGAG AAAACCTCAAGAAGACTCCGAGATCGTGGATCAAACGGTGTTGCCTTCTTTCTCAAGAATTCCTGGCCTCAAGCTTACGGGTACTGGGTATGCTGATCTGCTGATGGTGTTTGAGTTCTTGCACAACTTTGGCGAAACGCTTGGATTCG ACATGGAGTCACTGCCCAATTTGCAATCTTTGCATCTCGCACTAACGTCGGAGAACGCGATCGATGCCGAGGAAGAGCTGCTGTCTGTGATGACACATCTCCTTGTGTGCGCAATAGAAGATCCGGGCATCCCCAACCCAGGCCGCCATACGACACTGCTCGGCCAAACGCTACGCCAGGCGGACATCACGCACACGAACGTGTCGGAAATATTGCGCATCTATCTGTACGCGGTGGCCACCGGCGAGGTGAAGCTACAGTCCGGCATCAATCTCGAACGCGATCGTGACGCCCCGTCCAAGCATCATCTAGTCAATGACGAGGATTTCAAGATGTGCAGCACGAAGAACTCCCAGTTCTACGAGCTGCTGGCCGAGAACGCGCGCTACAAACTGTCCGAGCTGCTGAAGGACAAACCGTTCGTGGCGCTCAACCCAACCACCAAGACGGAAATTCTGGCCATGCTGTGCAACGATCTGCTCATGAACAAAGCCGTCTGCAAGCAGATCGATAGCAGTCTGGAGGCGCAAGCGCAACTGAAAAAGGAACGGTACCTGCTGGACAACAAAATCCGAAAGTACAAGATGCTGGTAGCTCGCAAACAGCGGCTGGAGCAGTACGAGAAGGCACAGCAAGCAGCGCTGGAGAAATCACTCTCCATGAAGGCAGCCGAAGAAGCGAAACGTGCGGAAGAGGCCGCGGCAATGgcggccgcagcagcagcagcggaagcagccgcagcagcagcagccgaggCGGCAGCTTCAGCAGCGACCGCGTCGTCAGAAGAAGCAGCGTTAGCAGCCGAGGGAGAGACTAAGCTTCCGGCAGGTGAAACTGATGCCACAGCGGGTGACAGTGAGTGTGAAGTGGTTGAGAACGGTACGGTGAAGGAATCGGCGCCACCAGTGGAAGGGGAAGGATTCAATTCCGTCCCACCGCCCGAAGGAGCAAGTGGGCAGGGAGAGCTGGAAGAAGGTGAAATTGTTAACAAGAAAGATTTCGGTGCGGAAGGACATAAgactgatgatgacgatgatgatgacgataatgACGTTGTAGAAATCGTCCCAATGCCGGTAACGTGTACAGTGACGGAAGATTCCTGTCCAAACACTATCCCCACATCGTCCGAGGTGGAAGGGGAAGAAAATGGCCAGTCAAAGCTAGACACTACCGCTGCGCCAGAATCGGGTGAACCAATGGATACGTCATCGGTAGAACCGTCCGAGTCCAGCTCACTCAATCAAAACCACACCGAATCTCTGAATGGTATCGACGCTCCTACGCCTGGCGGTGATGGTTGTTCTACTCGGATCGAAGGAAACGGTCCTAGCGCACATCATCCACTGCCGGAGGAACATCACGCTCCGCCAACCAcacctcctccaccaccaccaccgccaccatcgcAGCACGCCATCGTGCATCCTGTAatgcagcagcacaacaaggCGATCATGCAGCTAGAGCCAGGGGAAATACCGCCACCCGGTATGGACATTTCGGCACTGGGCATGCGTCACATGGCTGGAGGCGAAATACAGACGATATCTGTACCCTCAACGCCTGAGGAAAGCCCAGTGAAGATGGGCGAGGTGGGTGGTGAGACGCCCAACGGTGGTGTGTTCAATATTCCCGGCAAGCCACTAACCGCCGAAATGACCAACGGCGGCGAGCAACCgtctcagcagcagcagacaccGCAAGTGCATCAGAATCAATCGAACAACTCCGCGTCGGAGTTGGATTTGCTGTCAAAGTCCATGATCAACGATCACAGCACATGCGGTGATCGGGCGGATGAAGACAACAGCGATCTGGAGAGCGAAGGCACTCAGCTGGAAGAGGACGAGGACGCCCATTTGACAGCGGAAGAGGCGCAGCGAAAGTATGACAAGATCCTGGAAACATCCTTCCAAAACAAGCAGCAGCTGGAGAACGCACTGAACCAGCTGCGGGTGAAATGCTTCGGACAGGATCGGTACTGGCGTCGGTACTGGAATCTGGGCAAGTGTGGCGGCATCTACGTCGAGGCGATGGAATCAACCCAGCCTGAGATGTATCGGTATGAGAATGCGCTCGAAGAAGTGCAGAGCCGACCCGACTACGTGCCGAAGTATGCGCCAGCCATCAAACCCGAGAACGCAGTGAAGCAGGATCCAGCGGAGGATGTTGCAGCAGAATGCAAGAAAGAGGAAGGTGAGGTTGATGCGGTAAAGCCTGAAATTATCGCTGACGCACAGGGCACGAAACAGAAACTGCAGCCCACGGAGGATCGAAAGCGAAAGCGTTGCTCATCGGTGTCGCTTAAAAAgttgaagaaaaagaaaaagaagcaacgCACCACCTCCGAGGGTGGGGAATCGTTCCGTGGCAATCATGGCAGTGCTGCCGGTGGGTTTAACGATGCCGCcgacgatgaggatgatggtgatgatgaggAAGAGGACGGGCCAGACGATGAGGACGACTGTTCGCGTACGAGCTTCAGCAATGGGCCAGCGCTGGAGGATGGTCGTACTGCTGATTCACAGTCCGATGATTGTAAAATCATCGAAGAGCCGGAAGTTGTGCAAAAGGAAGGCGCTAGCAATGGCGATAATGGTGCAAATGGACAATCCGCTACTCGTGAGGGTACGGGAGAGGATCGTACCGGGTCCTCGAGCGAGATCAATAATGGATCAAATGGCAACGCGGACGGAGAAGGCCATGGACAGAAGGAGAATGAAGCGCAACAGGAGAATCACAAATCGGTGGAAGATGGCCAATCGACGGAAGGCGCCCCGAACCATAACGCAACGCCCAAGAAGTCTGACGATCAGCTTATGGACATTGAGGATTCAATTCCGACAGCGATCCTCGTACAGAAGGGCAACGATCACGATGAAACGAAAACGGTGGAAGTGAATAATCAGATTGGTGGTGTGAACGTGTCGCCCCATCAGCCTAGCGCGGGCTCGGGAGTATCGGCAGCCACGCCCGAAGATGACGATGACGTGACGATGGTACAGGAGGAAACGCCCACGATCACCATCCCCGATGACGATACGGAGAGTGGCGATCGGATGCCGACGGCACCGTGCGAAGGTGTCAAGACGGAGCACGACAACAAGGGGTCAACGACGCTGACCGATAGCATGAACTGTGATATGAAGCCAAAACTGATGGAAAATGGAGTCGAGATGCGTGATCCGGGCGAGTTGGTCGAGTGTCAGCTGCAGGAGgtggacgacgacgaggagatAGTGACGGGAGCTCGTGGAAACCACGGCAGTGCGAACGATTGCAAGCCAATGATCGCGGCCGGCGATAATGGTGGAGTTGATCGTAAGCCGcgcacgacgacgaccacctCCTCGGTGATCTCGTACGGCAGCGACGTTGAGATGATCGAGGTCAAGGACGAAGACAGCAACAACTGTGCGGTCCGTGCTCCGATCACGCCGGGCAGCTACCTTTACCTGCGCAACACCGACACGAAGCAAGAGAAAGAGTTTAGCGATCAGCTGCTGAACCGTTGGTTCTCGATCGTGGACAAGGAGCTGCCGCTCTCGAGCACGGAATGTCCGCTGCCGACGATAAACGGCAGCACGCCCGCGTCTCTGGCGCGGCAAATCTTCACCAACATCACGTGCCGCGAAATCTGCCAGATTCAGGGCAACCGGTGGGACATTGGCAACAACATCCAGTTCTTCAGCGTGCCGCTGGAGAAGGGCGTCGAGATCCATTTCCCGAACGAGTCAATTCTGTCCATGTCCGGGCTGGACGATGACGAGATCAACGAGGTGATCGCCAAGAAGAGTCGCCCCGAACCGCTGCAGCTGTCCGACATGAAGCCGGCGTTCAAGCGGGAAACGATCGAGTACTCGTACAGCCAGCACCACCCGAACCAGATCCGGTTGCGGGCGGAGATGATGGCGGAAGAGACGGCCGATCCGGAAGAGTATGGGAACTTTTCGCTGCCGGCGTACATGACGCTTACCCTGTCGAATCTGACCGCGTACGTGCAGTGCGACCAGTTCCAACCGCTCCAGATGACACCGGAAGAGGAGAAGCAGCTGGAGGACGTGAAGCAGCACGGTGCACCGCAGAAAACCGAACCGCAGGTGGTGCCGCGTGAGTTTCGCTACGGCTGGTGGAAGATCAACGACATCGAGGAGCTGAACGAGCTGATCAAGGCGCTGAATCCGCGCGGCGTCCGTGAGCGGCTGCTGCGCCAGAGCCTGCTGGAATCGCTGGCGGAAAGTGTGAACCTGACCACGCCGCACCATGTGTCGCACCCGCGGGCAGCACCGCCACCGAACGGGTACATCGAGCCGGAAGCATGGAACGCCTGGAATCCGTCCATCGCGCGACGAGTCGAGGTCGCACTGCTCGACCAGATCGAAGCGATGGAGGACAAGGTGGCGAGCGCTTCGATGCAGGTGAAGGGCTGGCAGATGCCGCAGCGCGAGGGCGACAGCGAGAACGGGGTGGTGGAGGACGTGACGATCGAGATGCTGCGCGAGCGCATCCTCGGGCTGGAAGCGGCCATCGAACGGCGCTACCTCAAGCCACCGCTGGGAATCAA CACCACCGAGGCGCAGATGGCGGTCATTGCGCAGCAGGAGTCGCACAGCACTCAGAACAACGTCTCGAACCTGTCCAACTGCTCGAACAGTTCCGCCGAGGATGAGAATCTCCCGAAAG GTCTGCTGTCATGGCGCGACGCAGTAGAACGATCCGTCACTACCGCACAACTCTCGATGGCACTGTACGTGCTGGAATCGTGCGTCGCCTGGGACAAGAGCATCATGAAAGCG AATTGTCAGTTCTGTCAATCGGGAGAGTCCGAGGacaagctgctgctgtgcgaCGGCTGCGACCGGGGCTACCACACCTACTGCTTCAAGCCACGCATGGACAAGATTCCGGACGGTGATTG GTATTGTTTTGAGTGTAAAAACAAAGCTACTGGTGATAGGAAGTGTATAGTTTGTGGAGGACTACGACCACCGCCGCTCGGCAAGATGGTCTACTGTGAACTGTGTCCACGGGCCTACCATCAGGACTGCTACATACCGCCGATGCTGAAG TATCCACGAGGCAAATGGTACTGCCAGAACTGTGTTGCAAAGGCACCGCCAAAGAAGAAGCCGCAGCGTAAGCCGAAGGAacgcaccaccaacaacagctcCCAGTCGCTGCTGAACAGCTCGCTCAACAGCTCGCAGAACCAGTCGCTCAACTCGTCCCACGAGGATATCGCAACGACCCcgttaag TCCAGCACATTCAATAGCGTCCACGAGTCATGAAGAATCGTCGGCGCCACAACATCTACAGCCACCGCATAGCAGCGTGCCGGGAGTACCGATGCCAGCGGCAACTGCAACAGCCTCAACATCATCGGCTTACCATCATcaacttcagcagcagcagcagcagcaacatccacagcaaccactaccaccaccatcacatcCGCAACAGTATGGAGGGACACCCTTGGTTGATGCGAACAACTACGCCATGTGTCATCCCCCGGTCCCGAACGAAACGATGGCGCTGTATGGTCAACAGcaagcacagcagcagcagcagcagcaatactATCAGCAGTACtatcagcaacaacagcctTCAACCTCGGTTGGGTCAGCCCTAGCTCCGCCAGCACCGCCACAGCAACCGTATTATCCAACTCCGGTCGAAAGTAGCGCGACCAGCGCAGCCACAGTAGAGCAAGAAGCACAGTCGGATTACGTCGCCTCGGGTGAGACAGCACAATATTCCGCCACCGAAGGCTACACCCACGCACAAAGCACATCGGAGTGTGAGCCAGATCAGCAGGAATCACCCGCTGAAGTGGACGATCAAATCGAAGCGTCATCGGAATCGCCCGTTCCcgccgctggtggtggtgaatttTATTCACCTTCAAGCAACGCGATGAATGCGGCCGGCAGCTCGACAAGCTATCTGGACAGCGATCGTACACCCGGCGGGCACGATGGAGAGGAGGGCAGCTGTGGTGGCGACTCGTCGGAAGAGTATCAACCGCGACCGTCACCGGTGAAGGACTCGCTGTGTCTGgcgggcagcagtagcagtagcagcagtagtattAGCGATCACCAGCGCAAGGAGCGGTCGAAGGAGCGCGACGAAGCGAAGGAGCGTGCCAAGCAGGAGAAGAAGGCCACCAAAAGACTGCTGAAAGAGTTGGCCGTCTGCAAAACCATCCTGGAGGAAATGGAG CTTCACGAAGACTCGTGGCCATTTTTGCTGCCGGTAAACACCAAACAGTTTCCGACGTATCGTAAGGTCATCAAAAGCCCGATGGATCTTTCGACGATTAAGAAACGCCTCCAGGATTTAGT ATATAAATCACGCGAAGACTTTATAGCAGACGTGCGGCAAATTTTCGACAACTGTGAAGTCTTCAACGAGGATGACTCACCTGTCGGCATTGCCGGGCACGGTATGCGCAAGTTCTTCGAGCAACGATGGGCTGACTTGACGGACAAGCACTCTTGA